One stretch of Thermanaerosceptrum fracticalcis DNA includes these proteins:
- a CDS encoding glutamine synthetase III, whose amino-acid sequence MKIFGANVFTDAVMRERLPKNVYKSLKKTIDEGLPLDPSVAEVVASAMKDWAIERGATHFTHWFQPMTGFTAEKHDSFISPTADGKVIMEFSGKELIKGEPDASSFPSGGIRATFEARGYTAWDCTSPAFLKEDAGGVTLCIPTAFCSYTGEALDKKTPLLRSMEALSKQALRILRLFGNTTATRVIATVGPEQEYFLIDKKFYEQRKDLMLAGRTLFGAMPPKGQELEDHYFGSIKERIAAFMKEVNTELWKLGVSAKTQHNEVAPAQYEIAPIFNTTNIATDHNQLVMDTLKKVANRHGLVCLLHEKPFAGVNGSGKHNNWSMATNDGQNLLEPGTTPHENAQFLTFLCAVIKAVDDYADLLRVSCANPGNDHRLGANEAPPAIISVFLGEQLTDIFEQLGNGGPKSSKQGGQLTVGVTTLPPLPKDSTDRNRTSPFAFTGNKFEFRMVPSSLSIAGPNLVLNTIVAEVLSQMADRLEKAADFNGELQAILKEIATKHKRIVFNGNNYSEEWVEEAAKRGLPNIKSTVDAIPALITEKAVALFGKHGVLNETELHSRYEILLEQYCKQINIEAQTMIFMAKRQILPAAAKYTALLANSINAVKSAAAGADVSAQVETLEEVSAVLASFKKKLADLEKVTAEAKGLEGDVYEQGVFYRDVVFKAMGDLRADGDKLETMVDSALWPIPTYAEMLFMI is encoded by the coding sequence ATGAAAATTTTCGGCGCCAATGTTTTTACGGACGCAGTCATGAGAGAGAGACTGCCCAAGAATGTTTACAAGTCCTTGAAGAAAACCATCGATGAAGGACTGCCTTTAGATCCTTCCGTAGCCGAAGTGGTAGCCAGCGCTATGAAGGATTGGGCTATTGAGAGAGGGGCTACGCACTTCACTCATTGGTTTCAACCGATGACAGGTTTTACAGCGGAGAAACATGATTCTTTTATATCTCCCACGGCTGATGGCAAAGTGATTATGGAATTCTCCGGGAAAGAATTAATCAAAGGGGAACCCGATGCCTCCTCCTTCCCCAGCGGCGGTATTCGTGCTACTTTTGAAGCCAGAGGTTATACAGCCTGGGATTGTACTTCTCCTGCTTTCCTTAAAGAAGATGCCGGGGGTGTAACCCTTTGTATCCCTACGGCTTTCTGTTCCTATACCGGGGAAGCGCTGGATAAGAAAACGCCTCTTTTGCGTTCGATGGAAGCCCTTTCCAAACAGGCACTGCGTATTCTAAGGCTCTTTGGCAATACTACAGCCACCCGGGTTATTGCCACCGTTGGCCCGGAACAGGAATATTTCCTGATTGACAAAAAGTTTTATGAGCAAAGAAAGGACCTGATGCTGGCGGGCAGAACCCTCTTTGGTGCCATGCCGCCTAAAGGACAGGAGCTGGAAGACCACTACTTTGGCAGTATTAAAGAACGGATTGCTGCCTTTATGAAAGAAGTAAATACTGAGCTCTGGAAACTGGGGGTATCCGCAAAAACCCAGCATAATGAAGTAGCACCTGCCCAGTATGAAATTGCCCCTATTTTTAATACCACCAATATTGCAACAGATCATAACCAGCTGGTTATGGACACATTGAAAAAAGTAGCCAACAGGCACGGCCTGGTTTGTCTTCTTCACGAGAAGCCTTTTGCCGGTGTTAACGGTTCCGGTAAGCACAACAACTGGTCCATGGCTACCAATGACGGGCAGAATCTCCTGGAACCCGGCACTACGCCCCATGAAAATGCCCAGTTCTTAACCTTTCTGTGTGCCGTCATTAAGGCTGTGGATGATTACGCTGATTTACTTCGTGTCTCCTGTGCTAACCCCGGCAACGACCATCGCCTGGGCGCCAATGAAGCCCCGCCTGCTATCATCTCCGTCTTCCTCGGCGAACAACTGACAGATATTTTTGAACAGCTGGGCAACGGCGGTCCCAAGAGCTCCAAGCAGGGCGGCCAGTTGACCGTGGGCGTTACTACCCTGCCTCCTCTTCCCAAGGATTCTACCGACAGGAACAGGACTTCACCCTTCGCCTTTACCGGCAACAAGTTTGAATTCCGCATGGTTCCCTCCTCTCTCTCTATTGCCGGTCCTAACCTGGTACTCAACACCATTGTGGCGGAAGTTCTTTCCCAGATGGCAGACCGCCTGGAGAAAGCTGCCGACTTTAATGGGGAACTGCAAGCAATCCTTAAAGAAATTGCCACCAAGCATAAGCGTATAGTCTTTAACGGCAACAACTACTCTGAGGAGTGGGTAGAAGAGGCAGCGAAACGGGGCCTGCCTAACATTAAGTCTACCGTAGATGCCATCCCTGCCCTCATCACTGAAAAGGCTGTAGCTCTATTTGGCAAGCATGGTGTGCTTAATGAAACCGAATTACACTCCCGTTATGAAATTCTCCTGGAACAATACTGCAAGCAGATTAACATTGAAGCCCAGACCATGATCTTTATGGCCAAGCGGCAAATTCTCCCTGCTGCCGCCAAGTATACCGCTCTCCTCGCTAATTCTATCAATGCTGTGAAGAGCGCTGCCGCCGGGGCTGATGTATCTGCTCAGGTGGAAACCCTGGAGGAAGTATCGGCAGTACTCGCCTCCTTCAAGAAGAAGCTCGCCGACCTGGAGAAAGTAACAGCCGAGGCTAAAGGATTAGAAGGCGATGTTTATGAGCAGGGTGTCTTCTATCGCGATGTGGTCTTCAAGGCCATGGGCGATCTCCGGGCTGACGGCGACAAGCTGGAAACCATGGTGGACTCGGCCCTCTGGCCCATTCCCACCTATGCGGAAATGCTGTTCATGATCTAA
- a CDS encoding sigma-54-dependent Fis family transcriptional regulator, translating to MKPNLILIAPNENIAQVANLVIRESEINCRVVVGNLDQGVKLARIAEKTGVEAIISRGGTFLGIQQVIDKIPLVQINVSAFDLLEALAAASQFSYKVGVVGYPNTIYDAASVGRYLNLQVMEIPVENPIQLEQQLLEAIKAGIKVIVGDTISVEIALKLGIQGVLISSGKRAIYNALTRAEELAMLRRKEVLAQERLRTILDAVGEGILATDHTQTITHCNPAVQKYLGLTQEKITGRRLRDLIPQYQGAEELVSMAGQQYLFNSQKIAYQGQDNAGLIISVKPLKQIQETETKVRKKLHQRGLVAKHTFNDIVGNSEIINATIYKAKKISKSHATVLLTGKTGVGKEMFAQSIHNASSRCHEPFVAVNCAAFSESLLESELFGYVEGSFTDARKGGKIGLFELAHRGTIFLDEIGDMSLAVQAKVLRVMQEKEVIRLGDDRIIPVDIRIIAATNYDLWEAVKKGLFREDLYYRVNVLTLSIPTLRERGDDVVLLAEHFCSRQAPHLKIEEGAFLPLLAYDWPGNVRELFNFVEQLIVLHEGERITGEDVSNLMISTLKQGKDLLGFVHSPRRLTDGMILEALAKCNGNQSRACELLGIDRSTLWRRLKKLKP from the coding sequence ATGAAACCAAACCTGATTTTAATTGCCCCTAATGAGAACATTGCCCAAGTAGCCAATCTGGTGATCAGGGAAAGTGAAATAAATTGTCGCGTGGTGGTGGGAAACCTGGACCAGGGTGTAAAACTGGCTAGAATCGCCGAGAAGACCGGGGTGGAAGCCATCATCAGCCGGGGCGGCACTTTCCTGGGGATTCAACAGGTCATCGATAAAATACCCCTGGTGCAAATCAACGTTTCCGCCTTTGACCTGCTGGAAGCCCTTGCTGCCGCTTCCCAGTTTTCCTATAAGGTAGGGGTAGTGGGTTACCCTAATACCATCTATGATGCCGCTTCTGTGGGGAGATATCTTAACCTGCAGGTGATGGAGATCCCTGTAGAGAACCCCATCCAACTGGAGCAGCAGCTATTGGAGGCCATCAAAGCGGGAATTAAGGTTATTGTGGGTGATACCATTTCCGTGGAAATAGCCCTGAAGTTAGGCATTCAGGGTGTCCTTATCTCTTCGGGCAAGCGTGCCATCTATAACGCCCTTACCAGGGCTGAAGAATTGGCCATGTTGAGAAGGAAGGAAGTCCTGGCTCAGGAAAGACTCAGGACAATTTTGGATGCAGTGGGGGAAGGTATACTGGCCACAGATCATACCCAAACCATTACCCACTGCAACCCCGCCGTGCAAAAATACCTTGGTCTTACGCAGGAGAAGATTACAGGCCGGCGTCTTCGCGACCTGATTCCCCAGTACCAGGGAGCAGAGGAACTGGTATCTATGGCAGGACAACAGTATTTGTTTAACTCACAGAAAATCGCTTACCAAGGCCAGGATAATGCGGGTTTAATAATATCGGTCAAGCCTTTAAAGCAAATTCAGGAAACCGAAACTAAAGTAAGAAAGAAACTCCATCAAAGGGGACTGGTGGCCAAACATACCTTTAATGATATTGTCGGCAATAGTGAAATTATCAATGCTACCATTTACAAAGCCAAAAAAATCAGTAAATCTCACGCCACCGTCTTACTGACCGGTAAAACCGGTGTAGGCAAAGAAATGTTTGCTCAGAGTATTCATAATGCCAGCAGCCGTTGTCATGAACCATTTGTGGCCGTGAATTGTGCCGCCTTTTCCGAATCTTTGCTGGAAAGTGAGCTTTTCGGGTATGTGGAAGGAAGCTTTACCGATGCGCGCAAAGGCGGAAAAATAGGATTGTTCGAGTTAGCCCACCGGGGAACCATCTTCTTAGATGAAATTGGCGATATGAGCTTAGCTGTTCAGGCCAAAGTGCTGCGGGTCATGCAGGAAAAGGAGGTTATACGCCTGGGTGATGACCGGATCATTCCCGTGGATATCCGGATTATCGCCGCCACCAATTATGACCTTTGGGAAGCGGTAAAGAAGGGACTGTTCCGGGAGGACCTCTATTACCGTGTGAATGTCCTCACCCTCTCCATTCCCACGTTAAGGGAAAGGGGAGATGACGTGGTTCTTTTGGCCGAGCATTTCTGCAGCCGGCAGGCGCCTCATCTAAAGATAGAGGAAGGAGCCTTTTTACCCCTCCTGGCTTATGATTGGCCGGGAAATGTCAGGGAGCTTTTTAATTTTGTAGAACAGTTAATCGTTCTCCATGAAGGTGAGCGTATCACGGGGGAAGATGTCTCTAATCTGATGATTTCCACCCTTAAACAGGGAAAAGATTTACTTGGTTTTGTTCATTCTCCCAGGAGATTGACTGATGGTATGATTCTGGAAGCACTGGCCAAATGCAATGGCAACCAGAGCCGGGCCTGTGAACTTTTGGGGATTGACAGGTCAACCTTATGGAGAAGGCTAAAGAAGTTAAAACCATAA